The Acanthochromis polyacanthus isolate Apoly-LR-REF ecotype Palm Island chromosome 5, KAUST_Apoly_ChrSc, whole genome shotgun sequence genome includes a window with the following:
- the LOC110960656 gene encoding twinfilin-2 → MFLALVVTPELRQFLAKARGGAVRLIKVRIQDEQLVLGAYREPEQSWDQDYDHFLLPLLDDQEPCYILYRLDSQNALGYEWIFISWSPDQSPVKQKMLYAATRATVKKEFGGGHVKYEMFGTTEEDICLLGYQRHVSSCSAPAPLTLAEQELQRIKISEGRVKQVKAEISVESKHQTLQGLAFPLQETARRALQQLAQKRINYIQLRLDVEKETIELVHANPTETRDLPRRVPKDTPRYHFFLYKHSHEGDYLESVVFIYSMPGYSCSIKERMLYSSCKSRLLEEVEKDYRLEVAKKLEIDDGDELTEDFLYDEVHPKQHAHKQAFAKPRGPAGKRGHKRLIKGTGETVQDS, encoded by the exons AGCAGCTGGTGCTGGGGGCCTACAGAGAACCGGAACAGAGCTGGGACCAGGACTATGACCACTTCCTGCTTCCCCTCCTGGACGACCAGGAGCCCTGCTACATCCTGTACCGCCTCGACTCCCAGAATGCACTGGGCTACGAGTGGATCTTCATTTCATGGTCTCCTGACCAGTCTCCA GTCAAACAGAAGATGCTGTATGCTGCCACCCGCGCCACAGTGAAGAAAGAGTTTGGGGGTGGCCATGTGAAGTATGAGATGTTCGGCACAACAGAG GAGGACATCTGTTTGCTGGGCTATCAGCGTCATGTGTCATCCTGCTCAGCTCCTGCCCCGCTCACATTAGCTGAGCAAGAGCTCCAAAGGATCAAAATCTCTGAG GGCCGGGTTAAACAG GTGAAGGCAGAGATCAGCGTGGAGAGCAAACACCAGACACTTCAAGGCCTCGCTTTCCCTCTGCAGGAGACGGCCAGAAGAGCTCTACAGCAACTGGCCCAAAAACGCATCAACTACATACAACTG AGGCTGGACGTAGAGAAGGAGACAATTGAGCTGGTCCACGCTAATCCAACAGAAACTCGAGATTTGCCCCGCAGAGTTCCCAAAGACACTCCCAGATACCACTTCTTCCTTTACAAACACTCCCACGAAGGAGACTACCTGGAATCTGTCG TGTTCATATACTCCATGCCAGGATACAGCTGCAGCATTAAAGAGCGAATGCTGTATTCCAGCTGCAAGAGTCGACTACTGGAGGAAGTGGAGAAAGATTACCGTTTGGAAGTAGCTAAAAAG TTGGAGATTGACGATGGAGATGAACTGACAGAAGACTTTCTGTACGATGAGGTCCATCCCAAGCAGCACGCCCACAAACAGGCCTTCGCCAAGCCCCGGGGCCCTGCGGGAAAAAGAGGACACAAGCGCCTTATCAAGGGGACAGGAGAGACCGTACAGGACAGCTAG
- the LOC110960658 gene encoding cytokine-inducible SH2-containing protein isoform X1 produces the protein MILCVPGPRALLPAAPSTEAPRGMRAGTVPPTPCLQSSPPLWDPTKDLRAIASNFCYLENSGWYWGAVTAAQAHAALQEASEGAFLVRDSSHPLYMLTLSVRTARGPTSIRIQYSGAQFLLDSSSPARPSLSSFPNVPSLVQHYMGPERKAEEGKVEQEAPSKPSQQTGQETSVVLKLKRAVYKPQNLPSLQHLTRLVINRHTDCPDQLPLPRPLLRYLQDYPFKV, from the exons ATGATTCTTTGTGTACCCGG CCCCAGAGCTCTTCTGCCCGCTGCTCCGTCCACTGAAGCCCCGCGGGGCATGCGGGCAGGAACAGTACCTCCTACCCCCTGCCTACAAAGCTCCCCTCCACTATGGGACCCAACAAAGGATCTCCGGGCGATTGCCAGCAACTTCTGCTATCTAGAAAACTCAG GATGGTACTGGGGAGCTGTAACGGCAGCTCAGGCCCACGCTGCACTTCAAGAGGCATCTGAAGGAGCCTTTCTGGTACGAGACAGCAGCCACCCTCTGTACATGCTGACCCTCTCGGTCAGGACGGCACGAGGTCCCACAAGCATACGGATCCAGTACAGCGGCGCCCAGTTTCTGCTCGACTCCAGCTCCCCAGCCCGTCCCAGCCTGTCGTCCTTCCCCAACGTGCCCAGTCTGGTGCAGCACTACATGGGACCGGAGAGGAAGGCAGAGGAGGGGAAGGTTGAACAGGAGGCTCCTTCCAAACCCTCCCAGCAGACTGGTCAGGAGACGTCCGTGGTACTAAAACTGAAGCGGGCCGTCTACAAGCCCCAGAACCTCCCGTCTCTGCAGCACCTCACGCGCCTCGTCATCAACAGACACACTGACTGCCCTGACCAGCTACCACTCCCGAGGCCTCTGCTGCGTTACCTGCAGGACTATCCCTTCAAAGTATGA
- the LOC110960658 gene encoding cytokine-inducible SH2-containing protein isoform X2, translating into MRAGTVPPTPCLQSSPPLWDPTKDLRAIASNFCYLENSGWYWGAVTAAQAHAALQEASEGAFLVRDSSHPLYMLTLSVRTARGPTSIRIQYSGAQFLLDSSSPARPSLSSFPNVPSLVQHYMGPERKAEEGKVEQEAPSKPSQQTGQETSVVLKLKRAVYKPQNLPSLQHLTRLVINRHTDCPDQLPLPRPLLRYLQDYPFKV; encoded by the exons ATGCGGGCAGGAACAGTACCTCCTACCCCCTGCCTACAAAGCTCCCCTCCACTATGGGACCCAACAAAGGATCTCCGGGCGATTGCCAGCAACTTCTGCTATCTAGAAAACTCAG GATGGTACTGGGGAGCTGTAACGGCAGCTCAGGCCCACGCTGCACTTCAAGAGGCATCTGAAGGAGCCTTTCTGGTACGAGACAGCAGCCACCCTCTGTACATGCTGACCCTCTCGGTCAGGACGGCACGAGGTCCCACAAGCATACGGATCCAGTACAGCGGCGCCCAGTTTCTGCTCGACTCCAGCTCCCCAGCCCGTCCCAGCCTGTCGTCCTTCCCCAACGTGCCCAGTCTGGTGCAGCACTACATGGGACCGGAGAGGAAGGCAGAGGAGGGGAAGGTTGAACAGGAGGCTCCTTCCAAACCCTCCCAGCAGACTGGTCAGGAGACGTCCGTGGTACTAAAACTGAAGCGGGCCGTCTACAAGCCCCAGAACCTCCCGTCTCTGCAGCACCTCACGCGCCTCGTCATCAACAGACACACTGACTGCCCTGACCAGCTACCACTCCCGAGGCCTCTGCTGCGTTACCTGCAGGACTATCCCTTCAAAGTATGA
- the hemk1 gene encoding MTRF1L release factor glutamine methyltransferase isoform X1, with translation MNNDAETVFVLNMWRRSLSASYRCFGCRSVGPKGVWSSHAVRTCSSPVLPAGRITALEALDFWRRRFEERGVIEPDQSSQHIVAHLLGAKTIENLERERLTEFLSQETAEQVWKLCTRRLSRMPVQYVIEEWDFRDLTLKMRPPVFIPRPETEELVELVLTDLLMKLGTGVGADTPHTCLEVGCGSGAISLSLLKSLPQLKAVALDQSQDAVDLTTENALRLKLQDRLQVHHLDIMKDAETVLSLCSPVLVLVSNPPYLFSEDMASLEPEILRFEDHAALDGGEDGLRVIKQILVLAPQILSDQGRVYMEVDPRHPPLIRRWVEVNVGDLQYVETRHDITGRPRFCILQKAKAKRDHKLDLD, from the exons ATGAATAACGATGCAGAAACAGTGTTTGTGTTAAACATGTGGAGAAGGTCACTAAGTGCAAGTTACAGGTGTTTTGGCTGCAGGAGTGTTGGACCAAAG GGAGTTTGGAGTTCCCACGCTGTGCGAACATGCAGCTCTCCAGTTTTACCTGCAGGCAGGATCACTGCACTTGAGGCGCTGGACTTCTGGAGGAGGCGCTTTGAGGAGCGAGGTGTGATTGAGCCTGACCAGTCCAGCCAGCACATTGTTGCTCATCTGCTGGGAGCTAAAACT ATAGAAAATCTGGAGCGGGAGAGGTTAACAGAGTTTCTCAGCCAAGAAACAGCAGAGCAGGTGTGGAAGCTCTGCACTCGCCGTCTCTCCAG AATGCCGGTGCAATATGTGATTGAGGAGTGGGACTTCAGAGACCTGACACTGAAGATGAGGCCTCCTGTGTTCATACCAAGACCTGAAACTGAG GAGTTGGTTGAACTTGTGCTCACTGATCTGCTGATGAAACTTGGGACTGGAGTGGGTGCAGACACTCCGCATACTTGCTTGGAAGTGGGATGTGGGTCTGGTGCCATTTCCCTTAGTCTGCTGAAGAGTCTGCCTCAG CTGAAAGCTGTAGCTTTGGATCAAAGCCAGGATGCAGTAGATTTAACAACAGAAAATGCGTTAAG GTTGAAGCTTCAGGACCGATTGCAGGTTCATCATTTAGATATAATGAAAG ATGCAGAGACTGTGCTGAGCCTCTGCAGTCCTGTTTTAGTTTTGGTCAGTAACCCTCCATACCTGTTTTCAGAGGATATGGCGTCACTGGAACCTGAAATTTTGAG ATTTGAAGACCACGCTGCTTTAGATGGTGGTGAGGACGGCCTAAGAGTGATCAAACAGATCTTGGTTCTGGCTCCACAGATCCTGTCAGATCAAGG TCGTGTTTACATGGAGGTGGACCCCAGACACCCTCCGCTCATTCGACGGTGGGTGGAGGTGAATGTGGGAGACCTGCAATATGTGGAGACACGACACGACATCACCGGCAG GCCGCGATTCTGCATCCTTCAGAAAGCGAAGGCAAAAAGGGACCACAAGCTGGATCTGGACTGA
- the hemk1 gene encoding MTRF1L release factor glutamine methyltransferase isoform X2: MNNDAETVFVLNMWRRSLSASYRCFGCRSVGPKGVWSSHAVRTCSSPVLPAGRITALEALDFWRRRFEERGVIEPDQSSQHIVAHLLGAKTIENLERERLTEFLSQETAEQVWKLCTRRLSRMPVQYVIEEWDFRDLTLKMRPPVFIPRPETEELVELVLTDLLMKLGTGVGADTPHTCLEVGCGSGAISLSLLKSLPQLKAVALDQSQDAVDLTTENALRLKLQDRLQVHHLDIMKEDMASLEPEILRFEDHAALDGGEDGLRVIKQILVLAPQILSDQGRVYMEVDPRHPPLIRRWVEVNVGDLQYVETRHDITGRPRFCILQKAKAKRDHKLDLD, encoded by the exons ATGAATAACGATGCAGAAACAGTGTTTGTGTTAAACATGTGGAGAAGGTCACTAAGTGCAAGTTACAGGTGTTTTGGCTGCAGGAGTGTTGGACCAAAG GGAGTTTGGAGTTCCCACGCTGTGCGAACATGCAGCTCTCCAGTTTTACCTGCAGGCAGGATCACTGCACTTGAGGCGCTGGACTTCTGGAGGAGGCGCTTTGAGGAGCGAGGTGTGATTGAGCCTGACCAGTCCAGCCAGCACATTGTTGCTCATCTGCTGGGAGCTAAAACT ATAGAAAATCTGGAGCGGGAGAGGTTAACAGAGTTTCTCAGCCAAGAAACAGCAGAGCAGGTGTGGAAGCTCTGCACTCGCCGTCTCTCCAG AATGCCGGTGCAATATGTGATTGAGGAGTGGGACTTCAGAGACCTGACACTGAAGATGAGGCCTCCTGTGTTCATACCAAGACCTGAAACTGAG GAGTTGGTTGAACTTGTGCTCACTGATCTGCTGATGAAACTTGGGACTGGAGTGGGTGCAGACACTCCGCATACTTGCTTGGAAGTGGGATGTGGGTCTGGTGCCATTTCCCTTAGTCTGCTGAAGAGTCTGCCTCAG CTGAAAGCTGTAGCTTTGGATCAAAGCCAGGATGCAGTAGATTTAACAACAGAAAATGCGTTAAG GTTGAAGCTTCAGGACCGATTGCAGGTTCATCATTTAGATATAATGAAAG AGGATATGGCGTCACTGGAACCTGAAATTTTGAG ATTTGAAGACCACGCTGCTTTAGATGGTGGTGAGGACGGCCTAAGAGTGATCAAACAGATCTTGGTTCTGGCTCCACAGATCCTGTCAGATCAAGG TCGTGTTTACATGGAGGTGGACCCCAGACACCCTCCGCTCATTCGACGGTGGGTGGAGGTGAATGTGGGAGACCTGCAATATGTGGAGACACGACACGACATCACCGGCAG GCCGCGATTCTGCATCCTTCAGAAAGCGAAGGCAAAAAGGGACCACAAGCTGGATCTGGACTGA
- the nprl2 gene encoding GATOR complex protein NPRL2, whose protein sequence is MMGMPTRIECIFFSEFHPTLGPKITYQVPEEYISRELFDTVQVYIITKPELQNKLITVTAMGKKLIGCPVCIEHKKYSRNALLFNLGLVCDAQTNTCALEPIVKKLSGYLTTLELESGFISNEESKQKLLPIMSTLLEELNATGACTLPIDESNTIHLKLIQLRKDPPIVQEYDVPVFTQCKDHFIKSQWDLTTQQILPYIDGFRHIQKISAEADVELNLVRIAVQNLLYYGVVTLVSIFQYSNVYCTTPKVQSLIDDKSIQEECLNYVTKQGQKRASLRDVFQLYCGLSPGTTVRDLCSRYSLQLQRVDERRLIQFGLMKALIRRLQKYPVKVIRDERSRPPRLYTGCHSYDEICCKTGISYQELDERLENDPNIIVCWK, encoded by the exons ATGATGGGCATGCCCACTCGAATAGAGTGTATATTTTTTAGTGAGTTTCATCCTACTCTGGGCCCAAAGATAACATATCAG GTCCCAGAGGAATACATTTCACGGGAGCTCTTTGACACAGTTCAAGTTTATATTATCACCAAGCCAGAACTACAAAACAAATTAATAACAGT CACTGCTATGGGAAAGAAGCTAATCGGCTGTCCTGTGTGCATCGAACATAAAAAGTATAGCCGAAATGCCCTCCTCTTTAACCTCGGCCTAGTTTGCGACGCCCAGACCAATACGTGTGCCCTCGAGCCGATTGTCAAGAAGCTGTCTGGATACCTCACAACTCTGGAG CTGGAGAGTGGCTTTATATCTAATGAGGAGAGCAAGCAGAAACTTTTACCGATCATGTCGACCTTGTTAGAAGAACTGAACGCCACAGGAGCCTGCACATTACCCATAG ATGAGTCTAACACCATCCACCTAAAGCTCATCCAGCTGCGAAAGGATCCCCCGATAGTCCAGGAATACGATGTGCCTGTCTTCACCCAGTGCAAAGACCATTTTATCAAATCTCAGTGGGACCTCACCACTCAACAG ATCCTGCCCTACATCGATGGCTTTAGACACATTCAGAAAATCTCTGCTGAAGCGGATGTAGAGCTGAATCTCGTTCGCATCGCGGTGCAGAATCTCCT GTATTATGGAGTAGTGACTCTGGTGTCAATATTCCAG TACTCTAATGTGTACTGCACCACTCCCAAAGTCCAGAGCCTCATAGATGACAAGTCCATTCAGGAGGAGTGTCTCAACTACGTTACTAAGCAGG GTCAGAAGCGTGCCAGCCTCAGAGATGTGTTCCAGCTGTACTGTGGTCTGAGTCCAGGAACCACAGTCCGAGACCTTTGCTCCCGCTACTCGCTGCAACTTCAAAGGGTTGATGAGAG GAGGCTTATCCAGTTTGGACTGATGAAGGCTCTCATTCGACGGCTGCAGAAGTATCCTGTGAAGGTGATCCGAGACGAGAGAAGCAGGCCGCCTCGACTCTACACCGGTTGTCATAGTTATGATGAGATCTGCTGCAAAACAG GGATTAGCTACCAGGAGCTGGATGAACGTTTGGAAAATGATCCCAACATCATCGTGTGCTGGAAGTGA
- the zmynd10 gene encoding zinc finger MYND domain-containing protein 10: protein METSVVLPVEAEGFVQSLETFSLKEIGSERWFRQHEYIEKLNMQAILNASAMQDEFVKELLVSYGKIPVLVHEMIVVEVWKQKVFPILCQLQDFNPKNTFHLYMVIHHEATIINLLETIMFHQDSCEAADDSVLDLVDYCHRKLTLLASEATKECALTHDQHKVISTIEELQMQSAALEFEISLKAVSVLRYITDHTDSISVISRMLCTHNVPCVLVQLIDCCPWSRCRDGEVQKYINGKWQKIPAEDHLKMTKLDGQVWLSLYNLLLKEDCQRKYDFNSFNKNQLLKLRGFLTDVLIDQFPNLIELQRFLAHLAVTDPAPPKKELILEQIPEMWNHIARENSGKWKAIAKYQVKGTFNLSESDLKQQAQRLAQTYNLDVMESLLPDKPKCGFCGKEATKRCSRCQGEWYCHRECQVKHWPKHKQACKLIAEATEKIQKDVHISS from the exons ATGGAGACGTCGGTCGTTCTGCCGGTGGAAGCGGAGGGGTTCGTTCAAAGTCTGGAAACTTTCTCTCTCAAGGAAATCGGCTCTGAGAG GTGGTTCAGACAGCATGAGTATATTGAGAAACTCAACATGCAGGCAATTCTGAACGCTTCTGCCATGCAAGATGAATTCGTCAAGGAGCTCCTGGTGTCGTACGGAAAG atacctgtcctgGTCCATGAGATGATTGTTGTCGAGGTATGGAAGCAAAAAGTGTTTCCAATCTTATGTCAGCTGCAAGACTTCAATCCGAAGAACACATTTCATCTTTACATGGTG ATCCACCATGAAGCCACAATCATAAACCTACTTGAGACAATAATGTTTCATCAG GATTCATGTGAGGCTGCTGATGATTCTGTTCTTGACTTGGTGGACTACTGCCACCGCAAACTCACCTTGCTGGCCAGTGAAGCAACCAAGGAATGTGCTTTGACTCATGACCAACACAAAGTGATAAGCACTATTGAG GAGTTGCAGATGCAGAGCGCTGCGCTGGAGTTTGAAATCTCCCTGAAAGCTGTATCTGTGCTGCGCTACATCACAGATCACACTGACAG tATCAGTGTTATCAGTCGTATGCTGTGCACGCATAATGTGCCTTGTGTGCTGGTTCAGCTGATTGACTGCTGCCCTTGGAGTCGCTGCAGAGACG GTGAAGTACAAAAGTACATAAATGGCAAATGGCAGAAGATTCCTGCTGAAGATCATTTAAAGATGACAAAATTGGATGGCCAGGTCTGGCTTTCCCTTTACAATCTGTTATTAAAGGAGGACTGCCAAAGGAAATACGACTTCAACAGTTTCAACAAGAACCAGCTTCTCAAG CTCCGGGGTTTCTTGACAGATGTGCTGATTGATCAGTTTCCAAACCTGATAGAGCTGCAGCGCTTCCTGGCTCATCTTGCCGTTACAGACCCAGCTCCTCCAAAAAAAGAGCTAATTTTGGAACAG ATCCCAGAAATGTGGAACCACATTGCCCGAGAGAACTCTGGGAAGTGGAAGGCAATAGCTAAGTATCAAGTCAAAGGAACATTCAACCTATCAGAAAGTGACTTGAAGCAACAAGCGCAGAG ACTGGCTCAGACATACAACTTGGATGTGATGGAGAGCTTACTCCCTGACAAACCAAAGTGTGGATTTTGTGGAAAAGAGGCTACAAAGAGATGCTCTCGATGCCAGGGAGAATGGTACTGTCACAG GGAGTGTCAGGTGAAGCACTGGCCCAAACACAAGCAAGCCTGCAAGCTCATAGCCGAGGCCACAGAGAAGATCCAGAAGGACGTGCACATCAGCAGCTGA